The proteins below come from a single Streptomyces sp. B3I8 genomic window:
- a CDS encoding helix-turn-helix transcriptional regulator has product MSVDGEAVRTRPETDGADEPGWEVDPDDEWGVAVITTVGRQLKLRREAAGLRAAEFGAAIGYGEDLVYKVEGGKRIPRQDYLVRADEVLDAGGLIAATWADVRKVRYPKRVRELAKLEAQAVEIGIYESNGINGLLQVADHARALFKAMQPPYSPDEVERMVAARVARASVFDRSPAPALSWVLEEAALRRPIGGTMVWRQQLERLSEVGQLHNVVLQVMPLNCETHSGMDGKIELLKFADGSAVGRSDGAFNGRPTSEPKHLRILELRYGTIRAQALSPRESLTFIEQLLGET; this is encoded by the coding sequence ATGTCGGTGGACGGCGAGGCGGTACGGACGAGGCCGGAGACGGACGGGGCGGACGAGCCGGGGTGGGAGGTGGACCCCGACGACGAGTGGGGCGTAGCCGTGATCACCACGGTGGGGCGGCAGTTGAAGCTGCGGAGGGAGGCGGCGGGGCTCCGCGCCGCCGAGTTCGGGGCGGCGATCGGGTACGGGGAGGACCTGGTCTACAAGGTGGAGGGCGGGAAACGGATCCCCCGGCAGGACTACCTCGTCAGGGCCGACGAGGTCCTGGACGCGGGTGGGCTCATCGCGGCGACGTGGGCGGACGTGAGGAAGGTCCGGTATCCGAAGCGAGTTCGGGAACTGGCCAAGTTGGAGGCCCAGGCGGTAGAGATCGGCATCTACGAGAGCAACGGCATCAACGGCCTTCTGCAGGTCGCCGACCATGCAAGGGCCTTGTTCAAGGCCATGCAGCCTCCGTACTCCCCGGACGAGGTGGAGCGGATGGTGGCCGCGCGAGTGGCTCGTGCTTCGGTCTTCGACCGTTCACCCGCGCCTGCCCTCAGTTGGGTCCTGGAAGAGGCGGCCCTACGGCGGCCTATCGGGGGCACAATGGTGTGGCGCCAGCAGCTCGAACGCCTGTCGGAGGTGGGGCAGTTGCACAACGTCGTACTTCAAGTGATGCCGTTGAACTGCGAGACGCACTCCGGCATGGACGGCAAGATCGAGCTTCTGAAGTTCGCGGACGGATCAGCGGTGGGCCGCTCCGATGGCGCGTTCAACGGCCGGCCGACCTCGGAACCCAAACACCTGCGCATCCTTGAGCTGCGGTATGGCACCATCCGGGCTCAGGCGCTCTCGCCACGGGAGTCGCTGACCTTCATCGAGCAACTGCTGGGAGAAACATGA
- the fusA gene encoding elongation factor G, translating to MATTSLDLAKVRNIGIMAHIDAGKTTTTERILFYTGVSYKIGEVHDGAATMDWMEQEQERGITITSAATTCHWPLEDNDYTINIIDTPGHVDFTVEVERSLRVLDGAVTVFDGVAGVEPQSETVWRQADRYGVPRICFVNKLDRTGAEFHRCVDMISDRLGAQPLVMQLPIGAEADFKGVVDLVRMKALVWSAEAAKGEMYDVVDIPATHTEAAEEWRGKLVEAVAENDEEMMELFLEGQEPTEEQLYAAIRRITIASGKSNDITVTPVFCGTAFKNKGVQPLLDAVVRYLPTPLDVEAIEGHDVKDPEVVVKRKPSEDEPLSALAFKIMSDPHLGKLTFVRVYSGRLQSGTAVLNSVKGRKERIGKIYRMHANKREEIESVGAGDIVAVMGLKQTTTGETLADEKNPVILESMDFPAPVIEVAIEPKSKGDQEKLGVAIQRLAEEDPSFQVHTNEETGQTVIGGMGELHLEVLVDRMRREFKVEANVGKPQVAYRETIRKAVERVDYTHKKQTGGTGQFAKVQIAIEPIEGGDASYEFVNKVTGGRIPKEYIPSVDAGAQEAMQFGILAGYEMTGVRVTLIDGGYHEVDSSELAFKIAGSQAFKEAARKASPVLLEPMMAVEVTTPEDYMGDVIGDINSRRGQIQAMEERAGARVVKGLVPLSEMFGYVGDLRSKTSGRASYSMQFDSYAEVPRNVAEEIIAKAKGE from the coding sequence ATGGCTACCACTTCACTTGACCTGGCCAAGGTCCGCAACATCGGGATCATGGCCCACATCGACGCGGGCAAGACGACCACCACTGAGCGGATCCTGTTCTACACCGGCGTTTCGTACAAGATCGGTGAGGTCCACGACGGCGCCGCCACGATGGACTGGATGGAGCAGGAGCAGGAGCGTGGCATCACGATCACGTCTGCTGCGACCACCTGTCACTGGCCCCTCGAGGACAACGACTACACCATCAACATCATCGACACCCCGGGGCACGTCGACTTCACCGTCGAGGTGGAGCGCTCCCTGCGTGTGCTCGACGGTGCCGTGACGGTGTTCGACGGTGTCGCCGGTGTCGAGCCGCAGTCCGAGACGGTGTGGCGTCAGGCCGACCGTTACGGCGTGCCGCGCATCTGCTTCGTCAACAAGCTGGACCGTACGGGTGCCGAGTTCCACCGCTGCGTGGACATGATCTCGGACCGCCTGGGCGCCCAGCCGCTCGTCATGCAGCTCCCGATCGGTGCCGAGGCCGACTTCAAGGGCGTCGTGGACCTGGTCCGCATGAAGGCGCTCGTGTGGTCCGCCGAGGCGGCCAAGGGCGAGATGTACGACGTCGTCGACATCCCGGCCACGCACACCGAGGCCGCCGAGGAGTGGCGCGGCAAGCTGGTCGAGGCCGTCGCGGAGAACGACGAGGAGATGATGGAGCTGTTCCTGGAGGGCCAGGAGCCCACCGAGGAGCAGCTGTACGCGGCGATCCGTCGCATCACCATCGCCTCCGGCAAGTCCAACGACATCACGGTCACCCCGGTGTTCTGCGGTACCGCGTTCAAGAACAAGGGCGTCCAGCCCCTGCTCGACGCGGTCGTGCGCTACCTGCCGACCCCGCTCGACGTCGAGGCCATCGAGGGCCACGACGTCAAGGACCCCGAGGTCGTCGTCAAGCGCAAGCCGTCCGAGGACGAGCCGCTGTCCGCGCTCGCGTTCAAGATCATGAGCGACCCGCACCTGGGCAAGCTCACGTTCGTCCGCGTGTACTCCGGCCGTCTGCAGTCCGGCACCGCCGTGCTGAACTCGGTCAAGGGCCGCAAGGAGCGCATCGGCAAGATCTACCGCATGCACGCCAACAAGCGTGAGGAGATCGAGTCGGTGGGCGCCGGCGACATCGTCGCCGTCATGGGCCTGAAGCAGACCACCACCGGTGAGACGCTCGCGGACGAGAAGAACCCGGTCATCCTGGAGTCCATGGACTTCCCGGCGCCGGTCATCGAGGTCGCGATCGAGCCCAAGTCCAAGGGCGACCAGGAGAAGCTGGGTGTCGCCATCCAGCGTCTCGCGGAGGAGGACCCCTCCTTCCAGGTGCACACCAACGAGGAGACCGGCCAGACCGTCATCGGCGGCATGGGCGAGCTTCACCTCGAGGTGCTGGTCGACCGGATGCGGCGCGAGTTCAAGGTCGAGGCCAACGTCGGCAAGCCGCAGGTCGCCTACCGTGAGACGATCCGTAAGGCCGTCGAGCGCGTGGACTACACCCACAAGAAGCAGACCGGTGGTACCGGTCAGTTCGCCAAGGTGCAGATCGCGATCGAGCCCATCGAGGGCGGCGACGCGAGCTACGAGTTCGTGAACAAGGTCACCGGTGGCCGTATCCCGAAGGAGTACATCCCTTCGGTCGACGCCGGTGCGCAGGAGGCCATGCAGTTCGGCATCCTGGCCGGCTACGAGATGACGGGCGTCCGCGTCACGCTCATCGACGGTGGCTACCACGAGGTCGACTCCTCCGAGCTCGCCTTCAAGATCGCCGGTTCGCAGGCGTTCAAGGAGGCCGCGCGCAAGGCCAGCCCCGTGCTGCTCGAGCCGATGATGGCCGTCGAGGTCACCACGCCCGAGGACTACATGGGCGATGTGATCGGCGACATCAACTCCCGCCGTGGCCAGATCCAGGCCATGGAGGAGCGTGCCGGCGCCCGCGTCGTCAAGGGCCTGGTCCCGCTGTCGGAGATGTTCGGCTACGTCGGCGACCTCCGCAGCAAGACATCGGGTCGCGCGAGCTACTCGATGCAGTTCGACTCCTACGCCGAGGTTCCCCGGAACGTCGCCGAGGAGATCATCGCGAAGGCCAAGGGCGAGTAA
- a CDS encoding glycosyl hydrolase 115 family protein, which yields MDRDGGGRRPSRRAVIGAGAGSALGLGLLGGVPGLAGAAHAQSAAPAAGSRPRATDPGAYVSFTPRPGALALVRAGRAVPIAVDGGDHAGVLRVAGDLRDDIERVTGVRPALAHTGRDKLPAAREVVVLGTLGRSALVDGLVASGKLDVGGVEGRWETSLQTVVEHPFPGVDRAFVIVGSDQRGTVFGAYDVSLGIGVSPWYWWDDVRPVHREALYVRPGRHTQGTPAVKYRGVFLNDENPALGTWAPAHFGPGKAQGHEGGFNADFYAKVFELLLRLKANYLWPAVWGRAFAEDDPENHARATRYGIVMGTSHEAPMMRGIEEWNRHAVAAVRDKDGTIVTPGHDPYGGTGEWSFRNNADALKKYWADGIRRMVEQDFEGVVTLGMRGNGDTSLPDGDGIELMREIIATQRKILADVTGKDVTTVPQVWTLYKEVQRYWDRGLRVPDDVTVVLTDDNWGNIRKHPDPAEPARSGGYGLYYHFDYVGAGRNYKWVDTTSLPNMWDQLRQAVAYGNHGLWVTNTGDLKGNELPTQFFLDYAWNPGRWDLDALPEWERRYARQNFGEARSTAIASILAEYARLQSVRKPELLNRRITLDPDKNPTEDESAIVYDDQATPFSLTDHRELERATAQWRRLAERAEKAARRLPEGAQDAWFELVGYEVGATANLYALREAEFTNLLYAAQGRAATNARATSAEARLKDDFALQDRFNNLVAGGKWKGFQTQPHIDYGDVDRYGPNAPWQQPELNNVAIPDVLFPAVRRIELPNRAELGVAVDGSAHWWPHAEQRAVLPEFSPYQTRPEQYVEVFNRGRRPFDYRVTTSARWLRVDRPHGTVDQQVRVTVEVDWAKAPEGRSEADLVVHGPGSRTVTVTAVAHRPDRRTARALRGFVEAGGYIAIDAEHHSRAVGARGVEWQRVDGIGRTGAGMTPVPVTAAAQTPGGTSPRLEYEVSVLTPGEVTVWAYLSPRNPALAHAGLRYAVSFDDDAPQTVDVIGATGADDGIMNRQWARHTSDNVNRTATRHTIGSAGVHRLTFWMVDPTVVLQRLVIDTGGLTPTYLGPLESRRLRWDAAASLAEVCG from the coding sequence ATGGACAGGGACGGCGGCGGTCGGCGGCCGAGTCGGAGGGCCGTGATCGGGGCAGGGGCGGGGAGTGCGCTGGGGCTCGGGCTGCTCGGGGGCGTGCCGGGGCTGGCGGGGGCGGCGCACGCCCAGTCGGCCGCGCCCGCGGCCGGGAGTCGGCCGCGGGCGACGGATCCCGGCGCCTACGTCTCCTTCACGCCCCGGCCCGGCGCACTCGCGCTCGTGCGTGCCGGGCGCGCGGTGCCGATCGCCGTCGACGGCGGCGACCACGCCGGTGTGCTGCGCGTCGCCGGTGATCTGAGGGACGACATCGAGCGCGTCACCGGCGTCCGCCCCGCCCTCGCGCACACCGGCAGGGACAAGCTGCCCGCCGCCCGTGAGGTGGTCGTGCTCGGCACCCTCGGCCGCAGCGCCCTCGTCGACGGCCTGGTGGCGAGCGGGAAGCTGGACGTCGGAGGCGTCGAGGGCAGGTGGGAGACCTCGCTCCAGACGGTCGTCGAGCACCCGTTCCCCGGCGTGGACCGCGCCTTCGTGATCGTGGGCAGCGACCAGCGCGGCACCGTCTTCGGCGCCTACGACGTCAGCCTCGGCATCGGCGTCTCCCCCTGGTACTGGTGGGACGATGTCCGGCCCGTCCACCGCGAGGCCCTCTACGTCCGGCCCGGCCGGCACACTCAGGGCACCCCCGCCGTGAAGTACCGCGGCGTCTTCCTCAACGACGAGAACCCCGCGCTCGGCACCTGGGCCCCAGCCCACTTCGGCCCCGGCAAGGCGCAGGGGCACGAGGGCGGTTTCAACGCCGACTTCTACGCCAAGGTCTTCGAACTGCTGCTCAGGCTGAAGGCGAACTACCTGTGGCCGGCGGTGTGGGGCCGCGCCTTCGCCGAGGACGACCCGGAGAACCACGCCCGCGCCACCCGGTACGGCATCGTCATGGGCACCTCGCACGAGGCGCCCATGATGCGCGGCATCGAGGAGTGGAACCGGCACGCCGTGGCCGCCGTCCGCGACAAGGACGGCACGATCGTCACCCCCGGCCACGACCCGTACGGCGGAACCGGCGAGTGGTCCTTCCGCAACAACGCCGACGCGCTGAAGAAGTACTGGGCCGACGGCATCCGCCGGATGGTCGAACAGGACTTCGAGGGCGTGGTCACCCTCGGCATGCGCGGCAACGGCGACACCAGCCTCCCCGACGGCGACGGCATCGAGCTGATGCGGGAGATCATCGCCACCCAGCGGAAGATCCTCGCCGACGTCACCGGCAAGGACGTCACCACCGTTCCCCAGGTCTGGACGCTCTACAAGGAGGTCCAGCGCTACTGGGACCGCGGCCTGCGCGTCCCCGACGACGTCACCGTCGTCCTCACCGACGACAACTGGGGCAACATCCGCAAGCACCCCGATCCCGCGGAGCCCGCCCGCTCCGGCGGTTACGGGCTGTACTACCACTTCGACTACGTGGGCGCGGGCCGCAACTACAAGTGGGTCGACACCACCTCCCTGCCGAACATGTGGGACCAGCTCCGCCAGGCCGTCGCCTACGGCAACCACGGACTGTGGGTCACCAATACGGGTGATCTCAAGGGCAACGAGCTGCCCACCCAGTTCTTCCTCGACTACGCCTGGAACCCAGGCCGCTGGGACCTCGACGCCCTCCCCGAGTGGGAGCGCCGCTACGCCCGGCAGAACTTCGGTGAGGCCCGGTCCACCGCGATCGCCTCGATCCTCGCCGAGTACGCGCGGCTCCAGTCCGTCCGCAAGCCCGAACTGCTCAACCGGAGGATCACCCTCGACCCGGACAAGAACCCCACCGAGGACGAGTCCGCGATCGTCTACGACGATCAGGCGACCCCCTTCTCGCTCACCGATCACCGCGAACTGGAACGTGCCACCGCGCAGTGGCGCCGGCTCGCCGAGCGCGCCGAGAAGGCCGCCCGGCGGCTGCCCGAGGGCGCTCAGGACGCCTGGTTCGAACTCGTCGGCTACGAGGTCGGGGCCACCGCCAACCTCTACGCGCTGCGCGAGGCCGAGTTCACCAACCTCCTCTACGCCGCGCAGGGCCGGGCCGCCACCAACGCCCGCGCGACCAGCGCCGAGGCCCGCCTCAAGGACGACTTCGCCCTCCAGGACCGCTTCAACAACCTGGTGGCGGGCGGCAAATGGAAGGGGTTCCAGACCCAGCCGCACATCGACTACGGCGACGTCGACCGGTACGGGCCCAACGCGCCGTGGCAGCAGCCCGAGCTGAACAACGTCGCCATCCCCGACGTGCTCTTCCCCGCCGTCCGGCGCATCGAGCTGCCGAACCGGGCGGAGCTGGGCGTGGCGGTCGACGGCTCCGCCCACTGGTGGCCGCACGCCGAACAGCGGGCCGTGCTGCCCGAGTTCAGTCCCTACCAGACCCGGCCCGAGCAGTACGTCGAGGTCTTCAACCGGGGCCGCCGCCCCTTCGACTACCGCGTCACCACCTCCGCCCGCTGGCTGCGCGTCGACCGCCCGCACGGCACGGTGGACCAGCAGGTGCGCGTGACCGTCGAGGTCGACTGGGCGAAGGCACCGGAGGGCAGGAGCGAGGCCGACCTCGTGGTGCACGGCCCCGGCAGCCGGACCGTCACCGTCACCGCTGTGGCCCACCGGCCCGACCGGCGCACCGCCCGCGCGCTGCGCGGCTTCGTCGAGGCGGGCGGCTACATCGCGATCGACGCCGAGCACCACAGCCGCGCGGTCGGCGCCCGCGGAGTGGAGTGGCAGCGCGTCGACGGCATCGGCCGCACCGGCGCGGGCATGACACCGGTGCCGGTCACGGCCGCCGCGCAGACCCCCGGTGGGACCTCGCCCCGCCTGGAGTACGAGGTGAGCGTCCTGACCCCGGGCGAGGTCACCGTGTGGGCGTACCTGTCGCCCCGCAATCCGGCACTCGCCCACGCCGGGCTGCGGTACGCGGTCTCCTTCGACGACGACGCCCCGCAGACCGTGGACGTCATCGGCGCCACCGGCGCGGACGACGGAATCATGAACAGGCAGTGGGCCCGCCACACCTCGGACAACGTCAACCGCACCGCCACCCGGCACACGATCGGGTCAGCCGGTGTACACCGCCTGACGTTCTGGATGGTCGACCCGACGGTCGTGCTGCAACGGCTGGTGATCGACACCGGCGGGCTGACACCGACGTACCTGGGGCCCCTGGAGAGCAGGCGGCTGCGCTGGGACGCGGCAGCCTCCCTGGCCGAGGTGTGCGGCTGA
- a CDS encoding DUF397 domain-containing protein has translation MIRKPTAGDASELAWFKSSYSSGNDGNSCVELAVTPGTVHVRDSKNVEGPRLELGPGTWAHFVAYASEG, from the coding sequence ATGATCCGCAAGCCCACTGCCGGGGACGCCTCCGAGCTGGCGTGGTTCAAGAGCAGCTACAGCAGCGGCAACGACGGCAACTCCTGCGTGGAGCTTGCCGTCACCCCCGGCACCGTGCATGTCCGCGACTCGAAGAACGTGGAGGGTCCCCGGCTGGAGCTCGGGCCCGGCACCTGGGCCCACTTCGTGGCGTACGCCTCGGAAGGCTGA
- a CDS encoding PIG-L family deacetylase, whose amino-acid sequence MRFRHARAAWADRAKRRTEDSAGTGTGTPGIDTAGLGTPGTGRSGAARRAVLVGGAVGLGGAVVGYGLSRVGGTSAKAPTAGSAPVTGRPAVQGRRALVMQVLAHPDDDLYFMNPDTQYAMAAGAPLVCVYVTAGEADGVNKVPGRPHPPADKAAYSSARHQGLRQSYATQLGLPVFTRWEESSLTLPGGHQAELNTLEHQGRRVELVHLDLAMHTPFRRMGVPALWRQTGLRLTTVVADGSPVRRVRSYDHDDLLDVLVGLFAHYRPTLVHTLDPDPDIQLSDRITRIRDSEQPGYSDHADHTAVASFTWAALARWARTAGPDGPPEFTTVAYRGYYNHHWPDNLPPAVLDAKAAHLVPYGGSPEWKCGNPAGCGDYNVGGDRPLRNRKRWVRSTHYRHPGPRLALTEAAGGRLTAYGVLGMRAVRWQEGADGTFGEPSDLGGGPLAPALGSAVLDDGRLLLLALRFASVVGLGGSDTREIVLLEQRAPGGAFRAWTGLGNPEGADANRGRRIGVPVAVTAPDGRVHLFVRNADQGISTRVRETGGAWSPWRNLGGGPVQDGLTAVVGADGQVHVYAPGRDAVHHWTPQGPSPVPGVQSGPAVPAGAIAVADGHLYYRPPASPTLLAPTGAAVSFPGYGPVTAAGTHLLGRGLDGRLRLVHRTTGKHATSTTDSLDGFVLHSSRRRGPVAAGLTPEGRPWLWQPNPTPDPSSSDGPGSPARKV is encoded by the coding sequence ATGCGGTTCAGGCATGCCCGGGCTGCGTGGGCAGACAGGGCGAAACGACGCACGGAGGACAGTGCGGGCACCGGTACCGGCACCCCCGGTATCGACACCGCCGGCCTCGGCACCCCGGGAACGGGCAGGTCGGGGGCGGCCCGGCGGGCCGTGCTCGTCGGTGGTGCGGTGGGGCTGGGCGGGGCCGTCGTCGGGTACGGCCTCTCCCGGGTCGGCGGCACCTCCGCCAAGGCACCCACCGCCGGGTCCGCCCCCGTCACGGGGCGCCCCGCCGTGCAGGGCCGGCGTGCCCTGGTGATGCAGGTCCTCGCGCATCCGGACGACGACCTGTACTTCATGAACCCGGACACCCAGTACGCGATGGCCGCCGGCGCCCCGCTGGTCTGCGTGTACGTCACCGCGGGCGAGGCCGACGGCGTCAACAAGGTTCCCGGGCGCCCACACCCGCCCGCCGACAAGGCCGCCTACTCCTCCGCCCGCCACCAGGGCCTTCGGCAGAGCTACGCCACCCAGCTCGGGCTCCCCGTCTTCACTCGATGGGAGGAATCCTCCCTCACCCTGCCGGGCGGGCACCAGGCCGAGCTGAACACCCTCGAACACCAGGGCCGCCGCGTCGAACTCGTCCATCTCGACCTCGCCATGCACACGCCCTTCCGGCGCATGGGCGTGCCCGCGCTGTGGCGGCAGACCGGGCTGCGGCTGACCACCGTCGTCGCCGACGGCTCACCGGTGCGGCGGGTGCGCTCGTACGACCACGACGACCTCCTCGACGTCCTCGTCGGGCTGTTCGCGCACTACCGCCCCACCCTGGTGCACACCCTGGACCCCGACCCGGACATCCAGCTCAGCGACCGGATCACCCGCATCCGCGACAGCGAGCAGCCCGGCTACTCCGACCACGCCGACCACACCGCCGTCGCCTCCTTCACCTGGGCCGCGCTGGCCCGCTGGGCGCGGACGGCCGGGCCCGACGGTCCGCCGGAGTTCACCACCGTCGCCTACCGCGGCTACTACAACCACCACTGGCCGGACAACCTTCCGCCCGCGGTCCTGGACGCCAAGGCCGCGCACCTGGTGCCGTACGGCGGCTCCCCCGAGTGGAAGTGCGGCAACCCCGCCGGCTGCGGCGACTACAACGTCGGCGGCGACCGGCCGCTGCGCAACCGCAAGCGCTGGGTGCGCTCCACGCACTACCGTCACCCCGGCCCCCGGCTCGCGCTGACCGAGGCGGCGGGCGGGCGGCTGACCGCGTACGGGGTGCTCGGCATGCGGGCGGTGCGCTGGCAGGAGGGGGCGGACGGGACGTTCGGCGAGCCGTCCGACCTCGGCGGCGGCCCGCTCGCGCCGGCGCTCGGTTCGGCGGTGCTGGACGACGGCCGGCTGCTGCTCCTGGCGCTGCGGTTCGCGTCCGTCGTAGGGCTCGGCGGGTCCGACACCCGGGAGATCGTGCTGCTGGAGCAGCGCGCGCCGGGCGGCGCCTTCAGGGCGTGGACCGGGCTCGGCAACCCCGAGGGCGCCGACGCGAACCGGGGCCGGCGCATCGGCGTCCCCGTCGCGGTCACCGCGCCCGACGGCCGCGTCCACCTCTTCGTGCGCAACGCCGACCAGGGCATCAGCACCCGGGTCAGGGAGACCGGCGGGGCCTGGTCGCCGTGGCGGAACCTCGGCGGCGGGCCGGTGCAGGACGGGCTGACCGCGGTGGTCGGGGCGGACGGCCAGGTGCACGTGTACGCGCCCGGCCGCGACGCCGTGCACCACTGGACCCCGCAGGGCCCCTCCCCCGTCCCCGGCGTCCAGAGCGGACCGGCGGTCCCGGCCGGCGCGATAGCCGTGGCGGACGGACACCTGTACTACCGTCCGCCCGCCTCCCCCACGCTCCTCGCCCCCACGGGCGCAGCGGTGTCCTTCCCGGGCTACGGCCCCGTCACCGCGGCAGGCACCCACCTGCTGGGCCGCGGGCTCGACGGCCGGCTCCGCCTCGTCCACCGCACCACCGGCAAGCACGCCACGTCCACGACGGACTCCCTGGACGGCTTCGTACTGCACAGCTCCCGCCGCCGCGGCCCGGTGGCGGCGGGCCTGACCCCGGAGGGCCGCCCCTGGCTCTGGCAGCCCAACCCGACACCGGACCCGTCGTCGTCCGACGGCCCGGGGTCCCCGGCGCGCAAGGTATGA
- the tuf gene encoding elongation factor Tu produces the protein MAKAKFERTKPHVNIGTIGHIDHGKTTLTAAITKVLHDAYPDLNEASAFDQIDKAPEERQRGITISIAHVEYQTESRHYAHVDCPGHADYIKNMITGAAQMDGAILVVAATDGPMPQTKEHVLLARQVGVPYIVVALNKADMVDDEEIMELVELEVRELLSEYEFPGDDLPVVRVSALKALEGDKEWGQSVLNLMAAVDEAIPQPERDVDKPFLMPIEDVFTITGRGTVVTGRIERGVLKVNETVDIVGIKQEKTTTTVTGIEMFRKLLDEGQAGENVGLLLRGIKREDVERGQVIIKPGSVTPHTEFEAQAYILSKDEGGRHTPFFNNYRPQFYFRTTDVTGVVTLPEGTEMVMPGDNTEMKVELIQPVAMEEGLKFAIREGGRTVGAGQVTKIVK, from the coding sequence GTGGCGAAGGCGAAGTTCGAGCGGACTAAGCCGCACGTCAACATCGGCACCATCGGTCACATCGACCACGGTAAGACGACCCTCACGGCCGCCATTACCAAGGTGCTGCACGACGCGTACCCGGACCTGAACGAGGCCTCGGCCTTCGACCAGATCGACAAGGCTCCTGAGGAGCGCCAGCGCGGTATCACCATCTCCATCGCGCACGTCGAGTACCAGACCGAGTCGCGTCACTACGCCCACGTCGACTGCCCCGGTCACGCGGACTACATCAAGAACATGATCACCGGTGCGGCGCAGATGGACGGCGCCATCCTGGTGGTCGCCGCCACCGACGGCCCGATGCCGCAGACCAAGGAGCACGTGCTCCTGGCCCGCCAGGTCGGCGTCCCGTACATCGTCGTCGCCCTGAACAAGGCCGACATGGTGGACGACGAGGAGATCATGGAGCTCGTCGAGCTCGAGGTCCGTGAGCTCCTCTCCGAGTACGAGTTCCCGGGCGACGACCTTCCGGTCGTGCGCGTCTCGGCGCTCAAGGCGCTCGAGGGCGACAAGGAGTGGGGCCAGTCGGTCCTGAACCTGATGGCCGCCGTCGACGAGGCGATCCCGCAGCCCGAGCGTGACGTCGACAAGCCGTTCCTGATGCCGATCGAGGACGTCTTCACGATCACCGGTCGTGGCACGGTCGTCACCGGTCGTATCGAGCGCGGTGTCCTCAAGGTCAACGAGACCGTGGACATCGTCGGCATCAAGCAGGAGAAGACCACCACCACGGTCACCGGCATCGAGATGTTCCGGAAGCTGCTGGACGAGGGTCAGGCCGGTGAGAACGTCGGTCTGCTGCTCCGCGGCATCAAGCGCGAGGACGTCGAGCGCGGCCAGGTCATCATCAAGCCGGGCTCGGTCACCCCGCACACCGAGTTCGAGGCGCAGGCGTACATCCTGTCCAAGGACGAGGGCGGCCGCCACACGCCGTTCTTCAACAACTACCGCCCGCAGTTCTACTTCCGTACGACGGACGTGACCGGCGTGGTGACCCTCCCCGAGGGCACCGAGATGGTCATGCCGGGTGACAACACCGAGATGAAGGTGGAGCTCATCCAGCCCGTCGCCATGGAGGAGGGCCTCAAGTTCGCCATCCGTGAGGGTGGCCGGACCGTCGGCGCCGGCCAGGTCACCAAGATCGTCAAGTAA
- a CDS encoding helix-turn-helix domain-containing protein — protein MGAQNPSAPTRPQSADTADKPPSRAHSHPGRRPGPRAFGVTHENTRHTSRFTVIGNHLAQHPELSLIAIALAVHIQSLPSNALVDIKTLATRFPEGRTRIAAGLRELEAHGYLRRERERTPSGRMITRTVSCNQPGASRHHAPTRTPPPEPPPPPPQPKPQPAVQPEAAAEAEAAGVPGAATDTETHRPRGKRKPHPLPPVPRPPCHSPTMLERATAFLCGLRRHDPRLMLSACDTAHLAPGVVAWMQYDVPLSAVRAALTSDLPPEDDLRRPAALLAHRLTALLPPPPPVRAPADLSPQRHPLHNCDGCDRAFRAPESGLCGDCRAATTHP, from the coding sequence ATGGGTGCCCAGAACCCTAGCGCTCCCACGCGCCCCCAGTCAGCCGATACCGCCGACAAACCCCCCTCCCGGGCGCATTCGCACCCCGGCCGGCGCCCCGGCCCGCGCGCCTTCGGCGTCACCCACGAGAACACCCGGCACACCTCCCGCTTCACGGTGATCGGCAACCACCTCGCCCAGCACCCGGAGCTGTCGCTGATCGCCATCGCGTTGGCCGTGCACATCCAGTCGCTGCCGAGCAACGCCCTCGTGGACATCAAGACCCTCGCCACGCGCTTCCCCGAGGGCCGCACCCGCATCGCGGCGGGTCTGCGCGAGCTGGAGGCGCACGGCTACCTGCGCCGCGAGCGCGAACGCACCCCGTCCGGCCGCATGATCACCCGCACGGTCTCCTGCAACCAGCCGGGGGCATCCCGCCACCACGCCCCCACCCGGACACCACCGCCGGAGCCACCCCCGCCGCCTCCGCAACCGAAGCCGCAACCGGCCGTGCAACCGGAAGCGGCAGCGGAAGCGGAAGCAGCAGGCGTCCCCGGCGCCGCGACCGACACCGAAACCCACCGGCCGCGCGGGAAGCGCAAGCCGCACCCCCTCCCGCCCGTGCCCCGGCCGCCCTGCCACTCCCCGACCATGCTGGAGAGGGCCACGGCGTTCCTCTGCGGCCTGCGCCGCCACGACCCCCGCCTGATGCTCTCCGCCTGCGACACGGCCCACCTGGCGCCAGGCGTCGTCGCGTGGATGCAGTACGACGTGCCGCTGTCCGCCGTACGCGCCGCCCTGACCTCCGACCTGCCGCCCGAGGACGATCTGCGCCGCCCGGCCGCCCTGCTGGCCCACCGCCTCACCGCCCTGCTACCGCCTCCGCCCCCGGTCCGGGCCCCGGCCGACCTCTCGCCGCAGCGGCACCCCCTGCACAACTGCGACGGCTGCGACCGCGCCTTCCGCGCCCCCGAATCGGGCCTGTGCGGCGACTGCCGTGCGGCAACCACTCACCCCTGA